One genomic window of Sporosarcina ureae includes the following:
- a CDS encoding (Fe-S)-binding protein yields the protein MKTDEIDKKYSNKLYESAYDAANMCVQCGYCLPVCPTYLTMGNEAQSPRGRINLVKMAAEGKIDILNDLKEPMELCLGCRACEVACPVNVPYSEIYESALNVIAENKKASKSSHTMPDKLLQTMLKNLFPKKKHLRTAGSFLWFYQSSGLSKLTQKTKIMEMVSKPMGQFERALPKVESPNKRYKFGEHYKAVGERKMIVAFFPGCIMDAVMSKINRQSIELLQKCGIEVVIPQNITCCGALHSHQGEVDATKKLAKQNIEAFEELGVTYLINNAGGCGAMLYEYDKLLADEPEWKNRANKFVARSRDITEVLAEIDEIPYEKEWRGVITYQDSCHLRNVQGVIDPPRKLLKSIPGATFVELKNSHLCCASGGIYNLLHFEESMEILDEKMLHVIKTEASTIVTTNPGCLLQMRLGIERSGSKNKMQGLHLMEVIAEACGIN from the coding sequence ATGAAAACAGATGAAATTGATAAAAAGTACAGTAATAAATTGTATGAATCAGCTTATGATGCTGCAAATATGTGCGTTCAATGTGGTTATTGTTTACCAGTATGTCCTACTTATTTAACGATGGGTAATGAAGCACAATCTCCAAGGGGACGAATCAATTTAGTGAAGATGGCAGCTGAAGGTAAGATTGATATTTTAAATGACTTAAAAGAACCGATGGAATTATGTTTAGGGTGTCGAGCGTGCGAGGTTGCTTGTCCTGTTAACGTTCCATATAGTGAAATTTATGAATCGGCATTGAATGTGATTGCTGAAAATAAAAAGGCTTCAAAATCATCGCATACTATGCCAGATAAATTGTTACAAACTATGCTGAAAAATTTATTCCCTAAAAAGAAACATCTACGTACAGCAGGAAGCTTTTTATGGTTTTATCAATCATCAGGTTTAAGTAAATTAACACAAAAGACTAAGATTATGGAAATGGTTTCTAAACCAATGGGGCAATTTGAACGGGCTTTACCAAAAGTAGAATCGCCAAATAAACGTTATAAATTTGGTGAGCATTACAAAGCTGTTGGAGAAAGGAAAATGATTGTCGCTTTTTTTCCAGGTTGTATAATGGATGCAGTTATGTCAAAAATTAATCGTCAATCTATTGAATTACTACAAAAATGTGGAATTGAAGTTGTAATACCTCAAAATATAACTTGTTGCGGTGCACTACATAGTCATCAAGGTGAAGTAGATGCAACAAAGAAATTGGCAAAACAGAATATCGAAGCATTTGAAGAACTAGGTGTCACTTATTTGATTAACAATGCTGGTGGTTGTGGTGCGATGTTATATGAATACGATAAATTACTTGCTGATGAACCTGAATGGAAGAATCGTGCAAACAAATTCGTTGCTAGATCGAGAGATATTACTGAAGTATTGGCTGAAATTGACGAAATTCCATATGAAAAAGAATGGAGAGGTGTTATCACCTATCAAGATTCTTGCCATTTACGAAATGTTCAAGGAGTCATTGATCCACCTAGAAAATTATTAAAGTCAATTCCAGGAGCCACATTTGTAGAACTAAAAAACAGTCATTTATGTTGTGCATCCGGTGGAATATATAATTTACTGCACTTTGAAGAATCGATGGAAATACTAGATGAGAAAATGTTACACGTAATAAAAACTGAAGCAAGTACAATTGTTACCACAAACCCGGGGTGTTTATTACAAATGCGTTTAGGAATTGAACGTAGTGGCAGTAAGAATAAAATGCAAGGACTTCATTTAATGGAAGTAATAGCAGAAGCATGTGGAATAAATTAA
- a CDS encoding FAD-binding oxidoreductase: MMNRLSTSELLNLIEQEIPRERILDSLANRYSYSFDASFGEYLPDIIVQATTKEEVSFLLKLANEHQFPVYPRGTATSLSGGSLAVHGGVMLDISQFEKKLIVDQENLLAIVSPSVITSEIHEAAESVGLFYPPDPSSSHVSTIGGNISENSSGPKGLKYGTTKEYVIGLEVVTPTGEIIRTGGKTVKNVTGYDLTRLIVGSEGTLGVITEAIIRLIPKPADRKTLLASFDSVINSGKAITNILASGILPSAMELMDNACIVAVENYMPSGLPTEAAAIIIIEVDGYKVAIQEEIDKCAEVCERFNATSVKVAKNEQERERIWKSRRMVSPAITQLGPTKISEDATVPRSKIPEMMERLGEIREKYKLNLVVFGHAGDGNLHPNILTDIRNVEEMKRVEDAVSEIFEAAIELGGTLSGEHGIGLLKAPYMSLELGENGLLMMKKIKEAWDPKNILNPGKIFPEEGQKKVVLI, translated from the coding sequence ATGATGAATCGACTATCTACAAGTGAGCTATTGAATCTTATAGAACAAGAAATACCAAGGGAAAGAATACTGGATAGCTTAGCTAATCGTTACTCATACAGTTTTGATGCATCATTTGGTGAATATTTACCTGACATTATCGTACAAGCCACTACCAAGGAAGAGGTTTCATTTTTATTAAAGTTAGCAAATGAACATCAATTTCCAGTCTATCCTCGTGGAACCGCTACATCATTAAGCGGAGGTTCTTTGGCGGTACACGGCGGCGTAATGTTAGATATATCGCAATTCGAAAAAAAACTTATTGTAGACCAAGAAAATTTATTAGCTATTGTATCACCAAGTGTTATTACAAGTGAAATTCATGAAGCAGCTGAAAGTGTTGGTCTTTTCTACCCGCCAGATCCAAGTAGTTCACATGTATCAACAATTGGTGGTAATATATCGGAAAATTCGAGCGGTCCCAAAGGTTTGAAATATGGAACAACTAAAGAATATGTAATCGGTTTAGAAGTTGTTACACCTACAGGAGAAATTATTCGTACTGGAGGAAAAACAGTAAAAAATGTAACTGGGTATGATTTGACACGACTTATTGTTGGTTCTGAAGGAACCTTAGGTGTTATTACAGAAGCAATAATTCGACTTATACCTAAGCCTGCTGATCGGAAAACGCTTTTGGCATCTTTCGATTCAGTGATTAACTCTGGGAAAGCAATTACGAATATATTGGCATCGGGAATATTACCGAGTGCCATGGAGCTAATGGATAATGCGTGTATAGTTGCAGTAGAAAATTATATGCCAAGTGGTTTACCAACTGAAGCAGCGGCAATTATAATTATTGAAGTAGATGGATATAAAGTTGCAATACAGGAAGAAATTGATAAATGCGCAGAGGTATGTGAACGATTTAATGCAACAAGTGTAAAAGTAGCCAAAAATGAACAAGAACGAGAGCGGATTTGGAAAAGTAGACGAATGGTTTCTCCAGCAATAACACAATTAGGCCCTACAAAAATATCTGAAGACGCAACAGTGCCAAGAAGTAAAATTCCTGAAATGATGGAAAGACTCGGTGAAATTAGGGAAAAGTATAAATTAAACTTAGTTGTTTTTGGACATGCAGGTGATGGAAATCTACACCCGAATATTTTAACCGATATACGTAATGTAGAAGAAATGAAGCGTGTAGAAGATGCGGTTAGTGAAATTTTTGAAGCGGCAATAGAATTAGGCGGAACATTGTCAGGTGAACATGGCATTGGTTTATTAAAGGCTCCTTATATGTCCTTAGAGCTGGGGGAAAATGGATTATTGATGATGAAAAAAATTAAAGAAGCTTGGGATCCGAAAAACATTTTGAACCCAGGAAAAATATTTCCGGAGGAAGGACAAAAAAAGGTGGTGTTAATTTAA
- a CDS encoding biotin-dependent carboxyltransferase family protein, protein MESQLEYVNILKPGLLTTVQDLGRRDYRIYGVSVSGVMDALSFRLANTLVGNDENDAAIEITMMGPTIKFETKTAFSITGGNLSPKLNGKSIDMWKVIFAKAGDELSFGKYISGCRSYIALAGGVNVPVVMGSRATFTRGHYGGYMGRALKRGDKLYFNKPDFNIKQLQGRRLRTNDIPDFGEERPIRFILGPHIERFVNKSIENFSNGTYSLSNASDRMGYRLEGEQLIHKDGADIISDFITPGTIQVPGNGYPIIHMADCGTSGGYTKIGVVITTDIPYVAQKKPGDKIKFQVCDINEAQNEYRKIEKMLYDIELNNKLLSRN, encoded by the coding sequence GTGGAATCGCAATTGGAATATGTAAATATCTTGAAACCCGGATTATTAACGACAGTTCAAGATCTTGGAAGACGAGATTATCGAATTTATGGTGTTTCAGTATCAGGTGTAATGGATGCGCTTTCATTTAGATTGGCTAATACTTTAGTAGGGAATGATGAAAATGATGCAGCAATTGAAATAACGATGATGGGACCTACTATTAAATTCGAGACGAAGACTGCATTCTCTATTACAGGCGGAAATTTATCCCCGAAATTGAATGGAAAGAGCATTGATATGTGGAAAGTTATTTTTGCGAAGGCAGGAGATGAACTAAGTTTCGGTAAATACATTTCAGGTTGTAGATCATATATCGCGTTGGCTGGTGGAGTGAACGTTCCAGTAGTTATGGGAAGTCGTGCGACGTTTACTCGTGGTCATTACGGTGGATATATGGGAAGAGCCTTAAAAAGAGGAGACAAATTATATTTTAATAAACCTGATTTTAATATAAAACAATTACAAGGTAGAAGATTACGAACGAATGACATCCCAGATTTTGGTGAAGAGCGTCCAATTAGATTTATATTAGGTCCACATATAGAACGTTTTGTAAATAAGTCCATTGAAAATTTTTCAAATGGTACATATAGTTTATCAAATGCATCAGATCGAATGGGTTATCGTTTAGAGGGTGAACAATTAATCCATAAAGATGGTGCTGATATAATATCTGACTTTATAACACCGGGAACAATTCAAGTGCCAGGTAATGGTTATCCAATAATCCACATGGCAGATTGCGGAACTTCCGGTGGTTATACAAAAATTGGTGTTGTCATAACTACTGATATACCCTATGTTGCTCAGAAAAAACCTGGCGATAAAATTAAATTTCAAGTATGTGATATTAACGAGGCACAAAATGAATATCGAAAGATTGAAAAAATGTTATACGATATTGAATTAAATAATAAACTATTGTCCAGAAATTAG
- the pxpB gene encoding 5-oxoprolinase subunit PxpB: MSIENNQYPSYYPMGDRAIVAQFENFISIDVSRKIQSFLYMIKKQDIKGVMELLPAYNNLTIVYNPVIIKYDELIMEFKKIEKDISDDVKIESKTVHIPVAFGGEYGLDIDEIAERSDLTSTEVIKKLQSKSYYVYMIGFIAGYPYCGNIDEKLRFKRRSNPRMSVKKGTVQIADKQVGIFTMDAPSGWHIVGWTPMEVFNPHHLPPGLLSAGDYVKLEPVSSDFVKTWDKEKEKEWNRNWNM; the protein is encoded by the coding sequence ATGAGTATTGAAAATAACCAATATCCTTCTTATTATCCCATGGGTGACCGTGCGATTGTGGCACAATTTGAAAACTTTATAAGTATAGATGTAAGTAGAAAAATACAATCATTTTTATATATGATTAAAAAACAGGACATTAAAGGAGTTATGGAACTATTACCGGCATATAACAATTTAACAATCGTATACAATCCGGTAATCATCAAATACGATGAACTGATTATGGAATTTAAAAAAATCGAGAAAGACATATCCGATGATGTAAAAATAGAAAGTAAAACAGTTCATATTCCAGTAGCCTTCGGCGGTGAATATGGATTAGATATAGATGAAATTGCTGAAAGATCAGATCTGACATCGACCGAAGTAATTAAAAAGTTACAAAGTAAAAGCTATTATGTATATATGATTGGATTCATAGCTGGATATCCTTATTGCGGTAATATTGATGAAAAATTGCGTTTTAAACGGCGTTCCAATCCTCGTATGAGTGTGAAAAAAGGTACAGTTCAAATTGCTGATAAACAGGTAGGAATATTCACTATGGATGCACCATCTGGATGGCATATAGTTGGTTGGACTCCTATGGAAGTTTTTAATCCACATCATTTACCTCCTGGGTTATTAAGTGCAGGGGATTATGTAAAGTTAGAACCTGTTAGTTCAGATTTTGTTAAAACCTGGGATAAAGAGAAGGAGAAGGAGTGGAATCGCAATTGGAATATGTAA